Genomic segment of Bacteroides intestinalis DSM 17393:
TACGTTCTATTCGATACAAATCGGGGAGGAAGGCTGATCTATGCTTACGATTTGGTGAGCAAAAGTTGGCAAGCCGTTCCCGGCATCGGCTATCCTTATTCGGAAATTGTGATGGCACGGTAAAAGACATGTTACCCCCGCACTGTAACTCCATTTACGCGCCGAGGTAAAGAGCTTTACAATAGGCGGTAAAGGTCGTTACATACTGAAGGAAATGCTTTTACATCGCGAGGGAAATAACTTGTAAATGCCATCATTTCTTTTCCCGGAGGTCATCCTTAGGTATAGTCGTCTCACTACCATCTCGCGTAGCAATATAGTGGGGCGACATTATTTCTATGCCTTCTTCATTAAACCGATCCTGAATATTCTGGTGCAAATCAGAATAAACCTGTGCCAACTGATTGGCATCTTTAATATATGCATTCACCTGATAGACGGGATAATAATCCTGAAGAGATGTTTCCAGTACAAACGGACGCGGGTCATCCACTACTCCGGGAGTATTCAGCGCCGCTTCAATCAGAAGCTGATGGGTCTTTCGCCATGGAATATCGTATCCGATGCTCACTTCCGAATGAATTATCAGCCCGTAGTCGCGTGCCGACTGGCTGAAATTCACCGTATGCGAAGACATAATAAAAGAGTTAGGAATCGTAACTACCTCATTCTTCGGCGTACGGATACGCGTTACCAACGGTGTCTTCTCAATCACATTTCCCGTTGTATCATTCAGCTTAATACGGTCACCCAACTTAAACGGACGCATATACGTGATAACCAGTCCTGCAATAATATTCCCGATCACCGTACTCGATCCCAGCGAAACAATCAATCCGACAAAGACTGATATTCCCTGAAAGACCCCCGATTTGGAGCCAGGCAGGTAGGGATAAATCATAGCAATCATAAATGCATAAAGCAGGAAGCGCACAATGTGGAACGTCGGCATAGCCCAGTCGGCATAAAAGCCGCCTATCTTCAGCCGTTCCGACTGTATTTCACTGGCAAGATAACGAACCAGTCGCACCAGATACTTCACGGCAAGCCATATCACAAAAATGGTAAACAAGTTGGGAATATACTCCACTATACCCAGGAAAATGCTCTTTATCGGCTCCCAGATATACGAGAACAACTTATAAGCAAGATCTTTGGTTTGAGGGAATATAGCAAAGAGTAATGGCACCGTCAAAATCAACTGAAGCAGCATGACGGCATAGCGCAGCAGACTTGCCAGGAAGACAAGCAGGTTTACCTGCTTCTGTGTGTCCAGTAACTCGTAATCTTGAATAGAAATAGGCTTTAGTTTAGTATCTTTCAGACGTTGAATACGGGCTTTCAGCTTATTGAACAGCCAGATAGTGAGTTTAAACAACAGGAACTGGCCTACAATTACAAGAATAAAATAAAGAACACGCTTACCAAGCTGCCACAGACTATGCTCATCCTTCATAACCTTCAACTTGTCCACTATCACTTTCCGTTTGGCAGCCGCCAACTGGTCGCGTGAACAGCCTTCCCAAAGGCCATCTTGATCCGTGAAAGAAGAAAGAACTTTATTGCCATACATCAGATCGGTAACAATATCACTGCTTTCTATATAAACCGAATCCGGCTGAAGATTGAATCGTTTGCCCAGTTCCGTAATTGCCGCTGCATTCATCTCGGCACGCTGCTGGGGAGTGTGACCGCCACGTTTGGCAAACAGGTAATATAATGTATCGCCTTCCACAATTACAGGAATACCCGGAGTCATTCTTCTGAGCGAATCGATACGTAACCGCTGTTTGGCCAGCTTCAGAGAGTCCGCTGCATCATACTTCAGCTTCATCTGCTCTATCTCCATCCTGAGATTAGCCTCATTCAATCTTGATGTCTCCAGATCCTCTTTAATCTTCAACAGATGTAATGAATCAGTATCCGACTTTTGAGCAACCATTGTTCCCAATGTATCTTCATTCAAGATGTCCAAAACCTTCTCTACCAACTGGGCGGATGCACCACTCGCGAACAGCAGTAACAGCCCAAAACACAACGCCCGAATTCCCTTCATATTAAAAGTCCTTAATCAGGTTACTTAAAATTA
This window contains:
- a CDS encoding mechanosensitive ion channel family protein, translated to MKGIRALCFGLLLLFASGASAQLVEKVLDILNEDTLGTMVAQKSDTDSLHLLKIKEDLETSRLNEANLRMEIEQMKLKYDAADSLKLAKQRLRIDSLRRMTPGIPVIVEGDTLYYLFAKRGGHTPQQRAEMNAAAITELGKRFNLQPDSVYIESSDIVTDLMYGNKVLSSFTDQDGLWEGCSRDQLAAAKRKVIVDKLKVMKDEHSLWQLGKRVLYFILVIVGQFLLFKLTIWLFNKLKARIQRLKDTKLKPISIQDYELLDTQKQVNLLVFLASLLRYAVMLLQLILTVPLLFAIFPQTKDLAYKLFSYIWEPIKSIFLGIVEYIPNLFTIFVIWLAVKYLVRLVRYLASEIQSERLKIGGFYADWAMPTFHIVRFLLYAFMIAMIYPYLPGSKSGVFQGISVFVGLIVSLGSSTVIGNIIAGLVITYMRPFKLGDRIKLNDTTGNVIEKTPLVTRIRTPKNEVVTIPNSFIMSSHTVNFSQSARDYGLIIHSEVSIGYDIPWRKTHQLLIEAALNTPGVVDDPRPFVLETSLQDYYPVYQVNAYIKDANQLAQVYSDLHQNIQDRFNEEGIEIMSPHYIATRDGSETTIPKDDLREKK